One part of the Anguilla anguilla isolate fAngAng1 chromosome 11, fAngAng1.pri, whole genome shotgun sequence genome encodes these proteins:
- the LOC118208566 gene encoding amphoterin-induced protein 3-like: protein MRCVGGVASLLVLSSVLLRCGEASCPSPCLCASDILSCGGRSLETIPAPLPPPTATLDLSHNRLERLEPGGVFGLPRLRVLLLSHNQLRALGGGAFRNASALRVLDLSCNALRVLDGRSLQGLPALQELLLFSNRLARVESHALLPLPALRHAYLSHNRLTSFPFFSLRHAHPGLLTLDLSSNRLRALPLAEVAALPVALRGGLFLHNNTLGCQCGLHRLLRGWEGRGYGSVRHHRDDHTCLPLGEPRAPVRLLGHAPFFHNCSEPAAGEGGGARAGLRAKVGQPLLLHCLTALRGQHLAYLWVSPQQEHLAPPGNGSRQVFGNGTLRMGAVRSEDSGVYLCVARDPGRQQNDTWEVNVTPFNAGFTTLLGCGVSLLLVLMYLFLTPCRCFRHRHARPPAPPPADDDPAPSPALPAREGPGRRLGNSKHVMFLEPIRRVQNGSSPTPPTGPPKHPQQRDHPEPISTDSSAP from the exons ATGCGGTGCGTTGGGGGTGTGGCCAGCCTCCTGGTGCTCAGCTCCGTCCTCCTGCGGTGTGGGGAGGccagctgcccctccccctgcctctgtGCCTCCGATATCCTGAGctgtggggggcggagcctggagacgatccccgcccccctgcccccgcccacCGCCACCCTGGACCTGAGTCACAACCGGCTGGAGCGGCTGGAGccggggggggtgtttgggctGCCCCGCCTGCGGGTGCTGCTCCTGTCCCACAACCAGCTGCGGGCGCTGGGCGGCGGAGCCTTCCGGAACGCCAGCGCGCTGCGGGTGCTGGACCTGAGCTGCAACGCGCTGCGCGTGCTGGACGGCCGCAGCCTGCAGGGGCTGCCCGcgctgcaggagctgctgctcTTCAGCAACCGGCTGGCCCGCGTGGAGAGCCACGCCCTGTTGCCGCTGCCCGCCCTGCGCCACGCCTACCTCAGCCACAACCGCCTCACCAGCTTCCCCTTCTTCTCCCTGCGCCACGCCCACCCCGGCCTGCTCACGCTCGACCTCTCCTCCAACCGGCTGCGGGCGCTGCCGCTGGCGGAGGTGGCGGCGCTGCCCGTGGCGCTGCGCGGCGGCCTGTTCCTGCACAACAACACGCTGGGCTGCCAGTGCGGCCTGCACCGCCTGCTGCGCggctgggaggggcggggctacggCTCCGTGCGCCATCACCGCGACGACCACACCTGCCTGCCACTCGGCGAGCCGCGCGCCCCGGTGCGGCTCCTCGGCCACGCCCCCTTCTTCCACAACTGCAGCGAGCCGGCGGCCGGCGAGGGTGGCGGGGCCAGGGCAGGGCTGCGGGCGAAGGTGGGCCAGCCCCTCCTGCTGCACTGTCTGACCGCGCTCAGGGGGCAGCACCTGGCCTACCTGTGGGTGTCGCCCCAGCAGGAGCACCTGGCCCCGCCCGGTAACGGCAGCCGGCAGGTGTTTGGCAACGGCACGCTGCGGATGGGCGCGGTGCGGTCGGAGGACTCGGGCGTGTACCTGTGCGTGGCGCGGGACCCCGGGCGGCAGCAGAACGACACCTGGGAGGTGAACGTGACG cccTTTAACGCAGGCTTCACCACGCTCCTGGGCTGCGGGGTCAGCCTGCTGCTGGTGCTCATGTACCTGTTCCTCACACCCTGCCGCTGCTTCCGCCACCgccacgcccgcccccccgccccgcctcccgccgacgatgaccccgcccccagccctgccctaCCGGCCCGGGAGGGGCCCGGACGCAGGCTGGGGAACAGTAAGCATGTGATGTTTCTGGAGCCCATCAGGCGAGTGCAAAACGGCTCCTCCCCAACGCCGCCCACGGgaccccccaaacacccccagcAGAGGGACCACCCTGAGCCCATCAGCACAGACTCCTCTGCACCATAG